Proteins found in one Choristoneura fumiferana chromosome 16, NRCan_CFum_1, whole genome shotgun sequence genomic segment:
- the LOC141436157 gene encoding PRADC1-like protein yields the protein MTGGKPFFVIHIGLLMILCTSIVSPGANDLHFYDGASTADVIAGDVFFEILDPPELSYSYRIRPAKDFGAPFNQSLHFEKARLVPTVPIHSCSDILNVDDIVGHIALSERGECSFVFKTMKAQQAGARAMIITESIDKWDESLDHLIEMVDDRMETEVNIPAAFLLGRSGATIIRTLRKMQKKYALVNLPVNMTHVPISKMNQPPWIAW from the exons ATGACTGGGGGAAAACCTTTTTTTGTGATACATATTGGATTATTGATGATTCTATGTACATCAATTGTTTCTCCAGGCG CAAATGATTTACACTTCTATGATGGTGCTTCGACCGCCGATGTGATTGCTGGAGATGTTTTCTTCGAAATCCTGGACCCTCCAGAGCTTAGTTATTCCTATCGCATCAGACCTGCCAAGGATTTTGGTGCTCCATTT AACCAAAGTCTTCATTTTGAAAAAGCTCGCTTGGTACCAACTGTACCGATACACAGCTGCTCAGATATTTTAAATGTAGATGACATTGTTGGTCACATTGCTTTGTCAGAGAGAGG GGAATGTTCATTTGTGTTCAAGACAATGAAAGCTCAACAAGCTGGTGCCAGGGCCATGATCATTACTGAATCCATAGACAAGTGGGATGAATCATTGGATCATCTCATTGAAATGGTGGATGACAG AATGGAAACGGAAGTTAACATACCGGCAGCTTTCCTACTCGGCCGTAGCGGCGCCACCATCATCCGAACTCTTCGGAAGATGCAAAAGAAATATGCATTAGTCAATCTGCCAGTCAACATGACTCATGTACCTATTAGCAAAATGAATCAACCTCCTTGGATCGCGTGGTAA